In Sphingobium sp. EP60837, one genomic interval encodes:
- a CDS encoding serine hydrolase domain-containing protein, protein MPDTLDATIDLPETEALLHRFVEDGVIPGGILAWGTVGGPVRYHAEGRLGYERGAAVDERSVFRIYSQTKPITGVAAMMLIEDGVIALDQPISEILPAFADMRVMEGDDPEVTRPAARPITVRHLLTHTGGFGMAGMTLGALYTKHGVAPGTRERVAGPGELPTPTSLAELGDRIAALPLATDPGTRFDYSVALDVLGLVIEVASGMPFETFLQRRVFEPLGMVDTGFLIRPDQVARFADLPEKKDGKWALADDASDSFYARPYYPAGGGGLVSTAQDYVRFATMLLNEGELDGVRVLKPETVRLARSNLLPEAVTHVDLPIGQTLSGVGFGAGMSVSLTRSERTGGMFDWPGDVPAGVFGWPGAAGTACWMDPERRFFLLYLAQYWPSWLNGAMRPDIVAAAYRDLERR, encoded by the coding sequence ATGCCCGATACGCTGGACGCCACGATCGACCTGCCGGAAACGGAGGCCTTGCTCCACAGATTTGTTGAGGATGGCGTCATCCCCGGCGGCATATTGGCATGGGGAACGGTGGGTGGGCCGGTCCGCTATCATGCGGAGGGAAGGCTGGGTTACGAGCGCGGCGCTGCCGTTGATGAACGCTCCGTCTTCCGCATCTATTCCCAGACGAAGCCGATTACCGGCGTCGCCGCGATGATGCTGATCGAGGATGGCGTGATCGCGCTAGATCAGCCGATCAGCGAAATCCTGCCGGCCTTCGCAGACATGCGGGTGATGGAAGGCGACGATCCGGAAGTGACGCGTCCCGCCGCGCGTCCGATCACCGTGCGGCATTTGCTGACCCATACTGGGGGATTTGGCATGGCGGGTATGACGCTGGGCGCGCTCTACACGAAGCATGGGGTGGCGCCGGGTACGCGCGAACGCGTCGCCGGGCCGGGCGAGCTGCCGACGCCGACATCGCTCGCCGAACTGGGCGATCGAATCGCTGCCCTGCCGTTGGCGACGGATCCGGGCACCCGCTTCGACTACAGCGTGGCGCTCGATGTGCTGGGACTGGTCATCGAAGTCGCGTCGGGCATGCCGTTCGAAACCTTTCTGCAGCGCCGCGTGTTCGAACCGCTCGGCATGGTGGACACCGGCTTTTTGATCCGGCCGGACCAGGTCGCGCGCTTTGCCGACCTGCCCGAGAAGAAGGACGGGAAATGGGCGCTGGCCGATGATGCGTCCGACAGCTTCTATGCGCGGCCCTATTATCCGGCGGGCGGTGGCGGGCTGGTGTCGACGGCGCAGGATTATGTGCGCTTCGCCACCATGCTGCTGAACGAGGGCGAGCTGGACGGCGTGCGGGTGCTGAAGCCAGAGACGGTGCGGCTGGCCCGGTCCAACCTGCTGCCCGAGGCTGTCACCCATGTGGACCTGCCGATCGGCCAGACGCTTTCGGGCGTCGGCTTCGGCGCGGGCATGTCCGTTTCCCTGACGCGCAGTGAGCGAACCGGCGGCATGTTCGATTGGCCGGGCGATGTGCCTGCTGGCGTGTTCGGCTGGCCGGGGGCGGCGGGCACGGCCTGCTGGATGGACCCGGAGCGCCGCTTCTTCCTACTCTACCTCGCGCAATATTGGCCAAGCTGGCTGAACGGCGCGATGCGGCCCGACATTGTTGCGGCGGCCTATCGCGACCTGGAGCGGCGATAG
- a CDS encoding MFS transporter produces the protein MIRFDLAGSALDPSLRRSMLLRAFVAQNCAVGCAYGGFGVSILPLQDRFDANRATVSAGLSLVVLMTALIGPLVAALAKRFGLRSIMVAGALLCCAGYGLLSIAWNMPVVLAAYALLVGPGVGLSGTLPASLLASGWFPEARGRAIGLTTMPVVIAAAPMAGLALIQNFGLPGLYLAMAGLHLLTVPLLLGVHEAPLAPVAADNVHQEGRAETGRGLLSHPLFWFAMVGAGLLNATGIVGSVHMVAVSVERGLPMAQAALLASLMGGASVFGAVAIGWLCDHLGGARSLAVVAGGFALGWAIIGLTGSLPAMTLAILLIGVSGPGVFPSVTLLFAHSFGPAAMARAVALFGMFSVPLTFFLPPAAGWLHDMARDYRPVIATIVCTCSIVAMLFALIARREDRMGGVLSEEVGASAAR, from the coding sequence ATGATTCGTTTTGACCTAGCGGGCTCCGCCCTTGATCCTTCCCTGCGCCGTTCCATGCTGCTGCGCGCCTTTGTCGCGCAGAATTGCGCGGTGGGCTGCGCCTATGGGGGGTTCGGGGTCAGCATCCTTCCCCTGCAGGACAGGTTCGATGCAAACCGCGCGACTGTCTCAGCTGGATTGTCACTGGTGGTGCTGATGACGGCGCTTATCGGCCCGCTGGTAGCGGCGCTGGCGAAGCGGTTCGGGCTGCGATCGATCATGGTGGCGGGCGCGTTGCTGTGCTGCGCGGGCTATGGCTTGCTCAGCATCGCATGGAACATGCCCGTCGTGCTGGCGGCTTATGCGCTGCTGGTGGGGCCGGGTGTCGGGCTTTCCGGCACATTGCCCGCCAGCCTTCTGGCGAGCGGCTGGTTCCCGGAAGCGCGGGGACGGGCGATCGGCCTTACGACCATGCCGGTGGTGATCGCCGCAGCGCCCATGGCGGGGCTGGCGTTGATCCAGAATTTCGGCCTGCCGGGCCTCTATCTGGCCATGGCCGGATTGCATCTGCTGACCGTGCCCCTGCTGCTTGGCGTCCATGAAGCGCCGCTCGCGCCGGTAGCGGCGGACAATGTTCATCAGGAGGGGCGCGCTGAGACCGGGCGCGGCCTGCTGTCCCACCCGCTATTCTGGTTCGCCATGGTGGGGGCGGGCTTGCTCAACGCGACCGGCATCGTCGGATCGGTGCACATGGTCGCTGTCTCGGTCGAGCGCGGCTTGCCGATGGCGCAGGCGGCGTTGCTCGCCTCGCTGATGGGAGGAGCCAGCGTGTTCGGCGCGGTCGCGATCGGCTGGCTATGCGATCATCTGGGCGGCGCAAGATCGCTGGCCGTGGTCGCAGGCGGCTTTGCCCTTGGCTGGGCGATCATCGGCCTGACGGGATCGCTGCCGGCGATGACGCTAGCTATCCTGCTGATCGGCGTGAGCGGTCCTGGCGTTTTTCCCAGCGTCACTCTGTTATTCGCGCACAGCTTCGGCCCGGCCGCGATGGCGCGGGCCGTGGCGCTGTTCGGCATGTTCAGCGTGCCCCTGACCTTCTTCCTGCCGCCTGCGGCCGGATGGCTACACGATATGGCTCGCGACTATAGGCCGGTGATAGCAACGATTGTTTGCACTTGCTCGATCGTGGCCATGTTGTTTGCGCTGATCGCGCGGCGCGAAGATCGGATGGGAGGGGTTTTGTCGGAGGAAGTAGGGGCGTCTGCGGCTCGTTAA
- a CDS encoding nuclear transport factor 2 family protein, which produces MITLEDKVAVQELIARFTRCSDFGDWEGLAKIYTPDVVTEMEGITIRYEGIEAQVEHAKESDRQAEGRNRHYNFNMIVSEENGQVFADYAFMNVNAGHNPMGSRIVVTGRQRDTVVKTGEGWKIARRFVQFDQAVSLDF; this is translated from the coding sequence ATGATCACACTGGAAGACAAGGTCGCGGTTCAGGAACTGATCGCGCGCTTCACCCGCTGTTCCGACTTCGGAGACTGGGAGGGGCTGGCGAAGATCTATACGCCCGATGTCGTCACCGAAATGGAAGGCATCACCATCCGTTACGAAGGCATCGAAGCGCAGGTCGAACATGCCAAGGAGTCGGATCGGCAGGCTGAGGGCAGGAACCGTCACTATAATTTCAATATGATCGTCAGCGAGGAAAATGGGCAGGTCTTTGCCGACTATGCCTTCATGAACGTCAATGCGGGCCATAATCCGATGGGTTCGCGGATCGTCGTGACCGGCCGTCAGCGCGACACGGTCGTCAAGACGGGCGAGGGGTGGAAAATCGCGCGCCGCTTCGTTCAGTTCGATCAGGCGGTAAGCCTGGACTTCTGA
- a CDS encoding NAD(P)H-dependent flavin oxidoreductase, producing the protein MKTRITELTGTRYPIIQGGMQWVGRAELASAVSNAGGLGILTALTQPTPEALAAEIERCRTMTDKQFGVNLTILPTAQPVPYEAYAEVIAGSGVGVVETAGRSPAEFIARFKQAGVKIVHKCTAVRHALSAQRAGVDAVSIDGFEAAGHPGEDDIPGMVLIPAAARALDIPILAAGGMATGRSMAAALALGAEGVTMGTRFMLTKEAPIHEAIKQAVVQGSERDTTLIFRQLRNTARVFRNAVAEEVNVKEREPGATFENIKALVAGARGRAALESGEVDGGLVWAGLGIGLMDDIPTCAELIERIVGECRDALARATALTAE; encoded by the coding sequence ATGAAAACGCGGATTACGGAGCTTACGGGGACGCGCTATCCTATCATTCAGGGTGGGATGCAGTGGGTTGGGCGTGCGGAGCTGGCTTCGGCGGTGTCCAATGCCGGGGGGCTCGGTATCCTGACGGCGTTGACGCAGCCTACCCCTGAGGCGTTGGCGGCCGAAATAGAACGGTGTCGTACGATGACGGACAAGCAGTTCGGCGTGAACCTGACCATCCTGCCGACCGCGCAGCCCGTTCCTTATGAAGCTTATGCCGAGGTGATCGCCGGTTCGGGCGTCGGCGTGGTCGAGACGGCGGGCCGGAGCCCGGCGGAGTTCATCGCCCGCTTCAAGCAGGCGGGGGTGAAGATCGTCCATAAGTGCACGGCCGTCCGCCATGCGCTGTCGGCGCAGCGCGCAGGCGTTGATGCGGTTTCCATCGACGGGTTCGAAGCCGCAGGCCATCCTGGCGAGGACGATATTCCGGGCATGGTGCTGATCCCCGCCGCCGCCCGCGCGCTCGACATCCCCATCCTGGCTGCTGGCGGCATGGCAACCGGCCGCAGCATGGCCGCTGCGCTGGCGCTGGGCGCCGAAGGCGTGACCATGGGCACGCGCTTCATGCTGACGAAGGAAGCGCCGATCCATGAGGCGATCAAGCAGGCGGTCGTCCAGGGCAGCGAGCGCGACACGACGCTGATCTTCCGCCAGCTGCGCAATACGGCGCGCGTCTTCCGTAACGCCGTCGCCGAGGAAGTGAACGTAAAGGAGCGGGAACCCGGCGCGACCTTCGAGAATATCAAGGCGCTTGTCGCCGGCGCACGCGGGCGTGCGGCGCTGGAGAGCGGGGAGGTCGATGGCGGCCTGGTCTGGGCGGGCCTGGGCATCGGCCTGATGGACGACATCCCGACCTGCGCCGAATTGATCGAGCGGATCGTGGGCGAGTGCCGCGACGCGCTTGCCCGGGCCACGGCCCTGACTGCGGAGTGA
- a CDS encoding VOC family protein, translated as MIKAYAFTKIIVADLAAMERFYCDGLGLRVQTRIAVDKPGYALRETVLVVGESGTLLNLVQYLDRPCPPPGEAVVGLSIDDMSAVIAAATEAGGSVVTPPVDIPDHQLKVAYIADPEGHLLELLQPLG; from the coding sequence ATGATTAAGGCTTATGCGTTCACCAAGATCATCGTCGCCGATCTGGCGGCGATGGAGCGTTTCTATTGCGATGGCCTTGGTCTTCGGGTGCAGACGCGGATCGCGGTGGACAAGCCGGGCTACGCCTTGCGCGAGACGGTACTGGTCGTCGGGGAATCCGGCACCTTGCTCAATCTGGTGCAATATCTTGACCGGCCCTGCCCACCGCCGGGCGAGGCAGTGGTCGGCCTGTCGATCGATGACATGAGCGCTGTGATCGCAGCGGCGACCGAGGCAGGCGGATCAGTGGTGACGCCGCCGGTGGATATTCCCGATCACCAACTGAAGGTCGCCTATATCGCCGATCCGGAAGGTCATCTGCTGGAACTGCTCCAACCGCTCGGCTGA
- a CDS encoding amidohydrolase family protein, with product MRIIDVDSHFNEPADWFMKANPALAAKLPKMTAAEQLIDILVGDLFSSVPPALRPDPLTLIPPVVVDAYERSLAGGDPPQIAVDSGSFSPEAYQPEPRIKWMDQRGIDKQILLPSNGYHPYRHAMRNAPELALATLETYNRWSTEQLAGYTDRLIPATVVDLMDVEWSIAQVVAGRERGARAVFVKADPHGGKALNHPDFEPFWATCEDLGVAILFHVGGGRAAMHPGWANNGGDIAAFYRLANLSRRLVPQLAVASLVFGGVLERYPRLAVIVSELGIDWLPDFLEAIDLEADEKRPRMLSFAPYSYPLKPSEYVQRQVRVSVVHQQDVLRPTIERVPEGIIVFSSDFPHVEGHQEAVALYDAQLEGLPQSTRESFFGKSAADLLGI from the coding sequence ATGCGGATCATCGACGTCGATAGTCATTTCAATGAACCGGCCGACTGGTTCATGAAAGCCAATCCGGCTCTCGCTGCGAAGCTGCCGAAGATGACGGCGGCCGAACAACTGATCGACATTCTGGTGGGCGACCTTTTTTCTTCCGTCCCGCCCGCGCTGCGCCCCGACCCGCTCACGCTCATACCGCCCGTCGTGGTAGATGCTTATGAACGCTCGCTGGCGGGCGGCGACCCGCCACAGATCGCGGTTGATTCGGGTTCTTTCTCTCCGGAAGCCTATCAGCCTGAACCGCGCATCAAATGGATGGATCAGCGCGGCATCGACAAGCAGATCCTGCTCCCGTCCAACGGTTACCACCCCTATCGCCACGCGATGCGCAACGCGCCGGAACTGGCGCTGGCGACGCTGGAAACCTACAATCGCTGGTCCACTGAGCAGCTGGCGGGCTATACCGACCGCCTGATCCCGGCGACGGTCGTCGATCTGATGGACGTTGAATGGTCGATCGCGCAGGTCGTCGCCGGGCGGGAACGCGGCGCGCGCGCTGTGTTCGTAAAGGCCGACCCGCATGGCGGCAAGGCGCTCAACCATCCGGATTTCGAGCCATTCTGGGCGACGTGCGAGGATCTGGGCGTCGCCATCCTGTTCCATGTCGGCGGCGGCCGGGCGGCGATGCACCCCGGCTGGGCGAATAATGGCGGCGACATCGCGGCCTTCTACCGCCTTGCCAATCTGTCCCGCCGTCTGGTGCCACAGCTCGCCGTCGCCTCGCTGGTCTTTGGCGGCGTGCTGGAGCGCTATCCCCGGCTTGCCGTCATCGTGTCGGAACTGGGGATCGACTGGCTGCCCGACTTTCTGGAAGCGATCGATCTCGAAGCCGATGAAAAGCGGCCGCGCATGTTGAGCTTTGCGCCCTACAGCTATCCGCTCAAGCCCAGCGAATATGTCCAGCGCCAGGTGCGCGTGTCCGTCGTCCACCAGCAGGACGTACTGCGCCCGACGATCGAACGCGTCCCGGAAGGCATCATCGTCTTCTCCTCGGACTTCCCGCATGTCGAAGGGCATCAGGAAGCCGTCGCGCTCTACGACGCTCAGTTAGAGGGCTTGCCCCAGTCCACCCGCGAAAGCTTCTTCGGCAAATCAGCTGCCGATCTGCTCGGCATCTGA
- a CDS encoding crotonase/enoyl-CoA hydratase family protein: protein MSKSYNTIRYEVEDDGVLLLTLNRPDNLNAFTVEMCEELIDAYGRASQDDAVRVIVVTGEGRAFCAGMDLSVGGNVFGLDESMTPTMEDLHERSDDPAILKGVRDTGGRVTMAMYDCLKPIVGAVNGAAVGIGSTMLLPMDFRFASEKARFGFVFGRLGITLEACSSFFLPRIVGLEQALEWAYKADIFDAAEAHEKGLVRGVFPAETLVDEAKAFARSLVQDRSPVSIALIRQMLNRNSAQPDPWQAHLTESLSVFYTSQADGREGVRAFNEKRPAQFTGKASQMPSFFPWYDKQ from the coding sequence ATGAGCAAGAGCTACAACACCATCCGATATGAAGTCGAGGATGACGGCGTCCTGCTGCTGACGCTCAATCGGCCCGACAATCTGAACGCCTTCACCGTTGAAATGTGCGAGGAGCTGATCGACGCCTATGGCCGCGCGAGCCAGGATGATGCGGTTCGCGTCATCGTCGTGACAGGCGAGGGCCGCGCCTTTTGCGCGGGCATGGACCTGTCGGTCGGCGGTAATGTCTTCGGCCTGGACGAGAGCATGACGCCCACCATGGAGGATCTGCACGAGCGTAGCGACGATCCGGCGATCCTGAAGGGCGTGCGCGACACTGGCGGCCGCGTGACGATGGCGATGTATGACTGCCTGAAGCCCATCGTGGGCGCGGTGAATGGCGCGGCGGTGGGCATCGGTTCCACCATGTTGCTGCCCATGGATTTCCGATTCGCGTCGGAGAAGGCGCGCTTCGGTTTCGTCTTCGGGCGGCTGGGCATCACGCTGGAAGCCTGTTCATCCTTCTTCCTGCCGCGCATCGTCGGGTTGGAGCAGGCGCTGGAATGGGCGTACAAGGCCGATATTTTTGACGCGGCCGAAGCGCATGAAAAGGGTCTGGTGCGCGGCGTGTTCCCGGCCGAAACGCTGGTCGATGAGGCTAAAGCCTTCGCCCGGTCACTGGTGCAGGATCGTTCGCCTGTGTCGATCGCGCTGATCCGCCAGATGCTGAACCGCAACAGTGCGCAGCCGGACCCATGGCAGGCGCATCTGACCGAGTCCCTTTCGGTATTCTACACAAGCCAGGCCGATGGACGCGAAGGCGTGCGCGCTTTCAATGAAAAGCGGCCTGCGCAATTTACGGGCAAGGCGTCGCAGATGCCGTCCTTCTTCCCCTGGTATGACAAGCAATAA
- a CDS encoding SDR family NAD(P)-dependent oxidoreductase codes for MAALDNQADFSPQLGSPATGVVITGGASGIGLAAAHALAAVGRPVALWDINADGAAGAADIISQRYGVRAVGFSVDLRNPQAVTPAAIATREAIGAVGGIVHCAGTAETTGIDGVTPENWDSGIALHVRSIVLMTQAFREDLRSLPGSAIVALSSINATLGNGMIPIYSAAKGAVISLVRSMADELSADGVRINAVSPGMIDTPIMAGTKAALPGHYERRIMMGRYGAAEELGRVIRFLLSDEASYMTAAEIIVDGGNINSQRQ; via the coding sequence GTGGCGGCATTGGACAACCAGGCTGATTTCTCGCCGCAGCTCGGTTCACCCGCGACTGGTGTGGTGATCACCGGGGGCGCGTCGGGCATTGGCCTGGCTGCGGCCCATGCTCTTGCGGCGGTGGGGCGTCCGGTGGCGCTGTGGGATATCAATGCGGATGGTGCGGCAGGCGCGGCGGATATCATCAGCCAGCGTTATGGCGTGCGTGCGGTTGGGTTCAGCGTTGACCTGCGCAACCCGCAGGCGGTGACGCCCGCCGCGATCGCCACGCGGGAGGCGATCGGCGCGGTTGGCGGGATCGTCCATTGCGCGGGCACGGCGGAGACGACGGGCATCGATGGCGTGACGCCGGAAAATTGGGACTCGGGGATCGCACTGCATGTCCGGTCCATCGTGCTGATGACGCAGGCTTTTCGGGAGGATTTGCGCAGCCTGCCGGGCAGCGCGATCGTGGCGTTGTCGTCGATCAACGCGACATTGGGCAATGGCATGATCCCGATCTACAGCGCGGCGAAGGGCGCGGTGATCTCGCTCGTTCGTTCGATGGCCGACGAACTGTCAGCCGATGGCGTGCGCATCAATGCGGTGAGTCCCGGGATGATCGACACGCCGATCATGGCGGGGACGAAGGCGGCGCTGCCCGGTCATTATGAGCGTAGGATCATGATGGGCCGCTATGGCGCGGCGGAGGAACTGGGGCGCGTCATCCGCTTTTTGCTGTCGGACGAGGCTAGCTACATGACAGCGGCGGAAATCATCGTCGACGGCGGCAACATCAACTCACAACGGCAATAG
- a CDS encoding FAD-binding oxidoreductase produces MATAAEDRAVDWTTLRTCFGERFSQSQAVRDHHGRAETFYPAMPPDAVVYPLTTEEVATAVLFCKDRGIAVTPYGTGTSLEGNFLAVRGGLCIDLSRMDQVLRVSTDDLDCTVQAGVTRKQLNMELRDTGLFFRVDPGADASLGGMASTRASGTNAVRYGTMRQNALGLTVVLPDGRIIRTGGRARKSAAGYDLTGLFVGAEGTLGIITEVTLRLYGQPEAVSAAVCEFETLRGAVNAVIQTIQIGLPVARIELLDPLQMRAINGYSHTAYRECPTLFLEFHGTPAGVAEQAETFGQIAADNGGGQFNWATRTEDRTALWEARHKVHYANLALRPGCQAIATDVCVPISRLCDCIEETQRAIEESGLTAPIVGHVGDGNFHVLMIFDPNSADERARAKALSERIVEIALAMEGTCTGEHGIGLGKKAHLLTEHGAAVEVMRQIKRALDPSGILNPDKVLDL; encoded by the coding sequence ATGGCGACAGCGGCAGAAGACCGCGCGGTTGACTGGACCACGCTGCGCACCTGCTTTGGCGAGCGGTTCAGTCAGAGCCAGGCGGTACGCGACCATCATGGGCGAGCGGAAACCTTCTATCCCGCCATGCCGCCGGACGCAGTGGTCTATCCGCTCACCACGGAAGAGGTCGCGACAGCCGTCCTCTTCTGCAAGGATAGGGGCATCGCGGTCACGCCCTATGGTACGGGCACCTCGCTTGAAGGCAATTTCCTCGCCGTGCGCGGCGGCCTGTGCATAGATCTCTCGCGCATGGACCAGGTGCTGCGCGTCAGCACCGACGATCTCGATTGCACGGTGCAGGCGGGCGTCACGCGCAAGCAGCTCAATATGGAGTTGCGGGATACCGGCCTCTTCTTTCGCGTCGACCCGGGCGCGGACGCATCGCTCGGCGGCATGGCCTCCACCCGCGCGTCAGGCACCAACGCGGTCCGCTACGGCACGATGCGCCAGAATGCCCTGGGGCTGACCGTGGTGCTACCAGACGGGCGGATCATCAGGACCGGCGGCCGCGCGCGCAAATCGGCGGCGGGCTATGATCTGACCGGCTTGTTCGTAGGCGCGGAAGGTACGCTCGGCATCATCACTGAAGTGACCCTGCGCCTCTATGGTCAGCCCGAAGCCGTTTCAGCCGCCGTGTGCGAGTTCGAGACGCTGCGCGGCGCGGTGAATGCGGTCATTCAGACGATCCAGATCGGCCTGCCCGTCGCCCGCATCGAATTGCTCGATCCGCTGCAAATGCGCGCCATCAACGGCTATAGCCACACCGCCTATCGCGAATGTCCGACCCTGTTCCTGGAATTTCACGGCACGCCCGCAGGGGTAGCCGAGCAGGCGGAAACCTTCGGCCAGATCGCCGCGGACAATGGCGGCGGTCAGTTCAACTGGGCGACCCGTACGGAAGACCGCACCGCCCTATGGGAAGCGCGGCACAAGGTCCATTATGCCAATCTGGCGCTACGGCCGGGCTGCCAGGCCATCGCCACCGACGTCTGCGTTCCCATCTCGCGCCTGTGCGACTGTATCGAGGAAACGCAACGCGCTATCGAAGAAAGCGGCCTGACCGCTCCCATCGTCGGTCATGTGGGCGACGGCAATTTCCACGTCCTCATGATCTTCGACCCCAACTCCGCCGATGAGCGGGCGCGCGCCAAGGCTTTGTCGGAGCGCATCGTCGAGATCGCTCTCGCCATGGAGGGCACCTGCACCGGCGAACATGGCATCGGCCTCGGCAAGAAAGCCCATCTCCTGACCGAACATGGCGCAGCCGTGGAAGTGATGCGGCAGATCAAGCGCGCGCTCGATCCCAGCGGCATCCTGAACCCGGACAAGGTCCTCGACCTCTGA
- a CDS encoding MFS transporter, which yields MTDQARESGPRLAAFSVTSIATGGFNIPLQTYLPAFYATAIGMDLATVGLVFMISRLWSAAADPIIGWASDHTRTKMGRRKPWILGGGLLFLLSLFAVFSPPAGASPLYLGGWLLLLCLGWTATSTPLYAWGGEMAASPVERARVQAYIQTGSSIGIFLVLVLPALLDAMGRGNPEVRVGSMGALVAAVLAMGMLLIALLFREPPVPGRTSMAVNWRQGLSAVLRDAALWRIVASDFFVALGQGFRTAVFLFFVTRYMGMASPALLLMLQYAFGIIAAPLWARISYRFGRLRTLVMAEAVQVAINMMVLFLTPDRMWLFVLLIVGQGLTQGSGNLMLRSMIYDVADRHRESSGIERAGLFSSVFNVTTNAAYAVAVGIALPVIGLLGFDPRSSGSEGLAGMHLFFAIGPAVGHALSIIVICWRGREGSGSLAGASGLPSA from the coding sequence ATGACGGATCAGGCGCGCGAATCGGGGCCGAGGCTGGCGGCCTTTTCCGTCACAAGCATCGCGACTGGCGGATTCAACATTCCGCTCCAGACCTATTTGCCCGCCTTTTATGCCACGGCTATCGGCATGGACCTGGCGACGGTCGGGCTGGTGTTCATGATCAGCCGCTTGTGGAGCGCAGCCGCCGATCCGATCATCGGATGGGCGTCGGATCATACGCGCACCAAGATGGGCAGGCGCAAGCCGTGGATATTGGGTGGCGGGCTGCTGTTTCTGCTGTCGCTCTTCGCGGTATTTTCGCCGCCCGCCGGAGCAAGCCCGCTGTATCTGGGCGGGTGGCTGCTGCTGCTGTGCTTGGGCTGGACGGCCACTTCAACGCCGCTTTACGCCTGGGGCGGGGAGATGGCGGCGTCGCCCGTCGAGCGCGCGCGCGTGCAAGCTTACATCCAAACGGGCTCGTCGATCGGCATCTTCCTGGTCCTTGTCCTCCCCGCTTTGCTCGACGCGATGGGTCGCGGCAATCCGGAGGTACGGGTAGGATCTATGGGGGCGCTGGTGGCGGCGGTGCTGGCCATGGGCATGTTGCTGATTGCGCTGCTGTTCCGCGAACCGCCGGTTCCGGGGCGTACATCTATGGCGGTGAATTGGCGGCAGGGGCTTAGCGCGGTGCTGCGCGATGCGGCGCTCTGGCGGATCGTCGCGTCGGATTTCTTCGTCGCGCTGGGACAGGGCTTTCGCACCGCGGTCTTCCTGTTTTTCGTCACCCGCTACATGGGCATGGCGTCACCGGCCTTGCTGCTGATGCTGCAATATGCGTTCGGCATCATCGCAGCGCCGCTCTGGGCGCGGATCAGCTATCGGTTCGGGCGGCTGCGGACGCTGGTGATGGCGGAGGCGGTGCAGGTGGCGATCAACATGATGGTGCTGTTCCTGACGCCGGATCGCATGTGGCTGTTCGTGCTGCTGATCGTGGGGCAGGGGCTGACGCAAGGGTCGGGCAATCTGATGCTGCGGTCGATGATCTATGATGTGGCGGATCGCCATCGGGAAAGCAGCGGCATCGAGCGGGCGGGGCTGTTCTCGTCGGTTTTCAACGTCACCACCAATGCAGCCTATGCGGTGGCGGTGGGCATCGCGCTTCCCGTCATCGGGTTGTTGGGCTTCGACCCGCGTTCTTCGGGATCGGAGGGGCTGGCGGGCATGCATCTGTTCTTTGCGATCGGACCGGCGGTGGGGCATGCGTTGTCAATCATCGTCATCTGCTGGCGGGGCAGAGAGGGGAGCGGGTCGCTCGCTGGAGCAAGCGGGCTGCCCTCGGCCTAG
- a CDS encoding SDR family NAD(P)-dependent oxidoreductase, giving the protein MDVKDLCAIVTGGASGLGTATAEMLASRGARVTIFDLNEEAGRALAERLGGSFHRVDVTSAESVDDGLAAAAARLGTPRILVNCAGVAPGARVIGKDGAPHSLDLFRTGVEINLIGTFNVISRFAARLAAANVEGEEAGVIVNTASVAAFEGQIGQASYAASKAGVVGMTLPIARDLAQHRIRVMTIAPGIFLTPMLQGLPEATQDSLGTQVPHPSRLGKPSEYAQLVQSIIDNPMLNGEVIRLDGAIRMGPR; this is encoded by the coding sequence GTGGATGTGAAGGATCTGTGTGCTATCGTAACCGGAGGCGCGTCGGGACTTGGCACGGCAACCGCCGAAATGCTGGCGAGCCGGGGCGCGCGGGTGACGATCTTCGACCTTAACGAAGAGGCGGGGAGAGCGCTGGCCGAGCGGCTAGGCGGCAGTTTCCACCGCGTCGATGTGACCAGCGCCGAATCCGTCGATGACGGTCTGGCGGCTGCTGCCGCGCGGCTGGGCACGCCGCGCATCCTGGTGAATTGCGCTGGGGTCGCTCCGGGTGCGCGCGTCATTGGCAAGGACGGCGCGCCGCATTCGCTCGATCTCTTCCGCACGGGGGTCGAGATCAACCTGATCGGCACGTTCAACGTCATCTCGCGTTTCGCTGCCCGGCTTGCCGCCGCCAATGTGGAAGGCGAAGAGGCGGGGGTCATCGTCAACACGGCGTCGGTGGCCGCGTTTGAAGGGCAGATCGGTCAGGCATCCTATGCAGCGTCCAAGGCCGGTGTGGTCGGCATGACTTTGCCGATCGCTCGCGACCTGGCGCAACATCGTATCCGCGTGATGACGATCGCGCCGGGCATCTTCCTGACGCCGATGCTGCAGGGTCTGCCCGAGGCAACGCAGGATTCGCTGGGTACGCAGGTGCCGCACCCTTCGCGGCTGGGTAAGCCATCCGAATATGCGCAATTGGTGCAGAGCATTATCGACAATCCGATGTTGAACGGCGAAGTCATCCGTCTGGACGGCGCGATCCGCATGGGACCGCGCTGA